A genomic region of Penaeus vannamei isolate JL-2024 chromosome 42, ASM4276789v1, whole genome shotgun sequence contains the following coding sequences:
- the LOC138860687 gene encoding uncharacterized protein, whose product MATSDAIDMAKKVATVKTNNNKTDMTTSNATDMATNNAIDMAKKVATVTTNNSKTDMATNDATDMATNNATDMATSDATDMATSDAIDMAKKVATVKTNNNKTDMATNNATDMATNNATDMATSDAIDMAKKVATVKTNNNKTDMATNNATDMATNNATDMATSDAIDMAKKVATVKTNNNKTDMATNNATDMATNNATDMATSDAIDMAKKVATVTTNNNKTDMATNNATDMATNNATDMATSDATDMATSDAIDMAKKVATVKTNNNKTDMATKNATDMATNNATDMATNDATDMATNDATDMATNDATDMATDDATDMATNDATDMATREAAITLTFPRPLECQRKSRDAEGDTRERGEE is encoded by the coding sequence ATGGCAACCAGCGATGCAATCGACATGGCAAAGAAGGTTGCAACCGtcaagacaaacaacaacaaaaccgacATGACAACCAGCAATGCAACCGACATGGCAACCAACAATGCAATCGACATGGCAAAGAAGGTTGCAACCGTCAcgacaaacaacagcaaaaccgaCATGGCAACCAACGATGCAACCGACATGGCAACCAACAATGCAACCGATATGGCAACCAGCGATGCAACCGACATGGCAACCAGCGATGCAATCGACATGGCAAAGAAGGTTGCAACCGtcaagacaaacaacaacaaaaccgacATGGCAACCAACAATGCAACCGACATGGCAACCAACAATGCAACCGACATGGCAACCAGCGATGCAATCGACATGGCAAAGAAGGTTGCAACCGtcaagacaaacaacaacaaaaccgacATGGCAACCAACAATGCAACCGACATGGCAACCAACAATGCAACCGACATGGCAACCAGCGATGCAATCGACATGGCAAAGAAGGTTGCAACCGtcaagacaaacaacaacaaaaccgacATGGCAACCAACAATGCAACCGACATGGCAACCAACAATGCAACCGACATGGCAACCAGCGATGCAATCGACATGGCAAAGAAGGTTGCAACCGTcacgacaaacaacaacaaaaccgacATGGCAACCAACAATGCAACCGACATGGCAACCAACAATGCAACCGATATGGCAACCAGCGATGCAACCGACATGGCAACCAGCGATGCAATCGACATGGCAAAGAAGGTTGCAACCGtcaagacaaacaacaacaaaaccgacATGGCAACCAAGAATGCAACCGACATGGCAACCAACAATGCAACCGACATGGCAACCAACGATGCAACCGACATGGCAACCAACGATGCAACCGACATGGCAACCAACGATGCAACCGACATGGCAACCGACGATGCAACCGACATGGCAACCAACGATGCAACCGACATGGCAACCCGCGAGGCAGCCATAACCCTGACCTTTCCCCGACCGCTCGAGTGCCAAAGGAAGTCAAGAGACGCTGAAGGTGACACTCGAGAGCGAGGAGAAGAGTAA